A stretch of the Musa acuminata AAA Group cultivar baxijiao chromosome BXJ2-7, Cavendish_Baxijiao_AAA, whole genome shotgun sequence genome encodes the following:
- the LOC135618082 gene encoding RING-H2 finger protein ATL39-like, with protein sequence MADQTACCNLKATIELIGLSFSGFVVLFVVFVYVRYRLLPQLPPAGPAHDRRPKAGLDPSAVAALPSFAYRHGDGDGKGKWTSLDCAVCLSTVEEGETLRMLPACQHTFHAECIDRWLLSSSTCPVCRTEAESSERSVATSSASSATTIGETSSSSSFPGMWSGRRPLQGDGIRDLENNL encoded by the coding sequence ATGGCAGACCAAACAGCCTGCTGCAATCTGAAAGCCACCATCGAGCTCATCGGCCTCTCCTTCAGCGGCTTCGTCGTCCTCTTTGTAGTCTTCGTCTACGTCCGGTACCGTCTCCTGCCTCAGCTTCCTCCCGCAGGCCCTGCCCATGACCGACGACCCAAGGCTGGCCTCGATCCCTCCGCCGTCGCCGCTCTCCCTTCCTTCGCCTATCGCCATGGTGACGGCGACGGCAAGGGCAAGTGGACGTCGCTGGACTGCGCCGTGTGCCTGAGCACGGTGGAGGAAGGGGAGACGCTGCGGATGCTGCCGGCTTGCCAGCACACGTTTCATGCGGAGTGCATCGACCGGTGGCTGCTCTCCAGCTCCACGTGCCCGGTCTGCCGGACCGAGGCCGAGTCCAGCGAGAGGAGTGTTGCGACTTCGTCTGCCTCCTCAGCGACGACCATCGGAGAGacgtcgtcatcgtcgtcgtttCCAGGGATGTGGTCGGGAAGAAGGCCACTGCAAGGGGATGGAATTCGAGACTTGGAAAATAATCTGTAA